A section of the Methanosarcina mazei S-6 genome encodes:
- a CDS encoding TIGR00296 family protein: MLTETEGRAAVKLARKTIEIFLSKGKSPRPDASGVELSPVFEEYRGVFVTLTEGGLLRGCIGHPYPDSTLKEAILDSAISAATRDPRFPTVEQDEMKNILVEVTILTQPEKINASPKELPDKVEIGKHGLIVKQGYCQGLLLPQVAPENDMDSIDFLSHTCMKAGLSPDAWVKGAEVYCFEGQIFKEKEPDGEVIEEKF, from the coding sequence ATGCTTACAGAAACAGAAGGCAGGGCTGCAGTCAAGCTTGCAAGGAAAACTATTGAAATATTTTTGTCGAAGGGAAAGTCTCCCAGACCTGACGCGTCAGGTGTTGAGCTTTCTCCGGTCTTTGAAGAATATAGGGGCGTTTTTGTCACATTAACCGAGGGCGGCCTCCTGAGGGGATGTATAGGTCATCCTTACCCTGATTCAACCCTTAAAGAAGCAATACTGGACTCCGCAATCTCTGCGGCAACCCGTGACCCTCGCTTTCCTACTGTTGAACAGGACGAGATGAAAAATATATTGGTTGAGGTTACTATACTGACCCAGCCTGAAAAAATCAATGCTTCTCCAAAGGAGCTTCCGGATAAGGTGGAGATCGGCAAGCACGGGCTTATCGTAAAACAGGGCTACTGCCAGGGTCTGCTGCTTCCACAGGTGGCGCCTGAGAATGACATGGATTCCATTGACTTTCTGAGCCACACATGCATGAAAGCAGGTCTTTCTCCGGATGCCTGGGTTAAAGGGGCAGAAGTCTACTGTTTCGAAGGGCAGATATTCAAAGAAAAGGAGCCTGACGGGGAAGTTATAGAAGAGAAGTTCTAA